The following proteins are co-located in the Heteronotia binoei isolate CCM8104 ecotype False Entrance Well chromosome 8, APGP_CSIRO_Hbin_v1, whole genome shotgun sequence genome:
- the LOC132575805 gene encoding golgin subfamily B member 1-like, translating to MAVRGLAVRCSLRLIQEGRIDLGRGGGALKADWDSPDGIGSVEAESRDSPTVPAVLTEPDPGESVEEPPAGENGHHDLLQYLSAKKRKDLSLLLLELQEAQEEIAFLKGQLQDSGGPALEGDAQLARKSQGSGAEEGGQGEEARLIQSHSSSSSLTTVEIPEETPPVLELESLPAEGSQALPETPLATASQPQEPLGNAEPPSSWPEAEECCKEDLEKKAAEIERLQRLLEDSGVALSTLTAERDQLLSQVKELCSPAELKEQVRQLEGDLADAEKQRLSEHESGLSQLSLLKEQIQSLKNEAGSKEVKMEGLQKDLDEAQRRLAEQDPLIASLESRLRKEEQDRRALADRLREASTEAEVLAQSNLLKDTEADRLQKLLLERASQVERLRAAVAEREQQLAEVTTSMSNRMVQLNEEKFTLGKELMVLQQQLDRFLRGKETRDLGVGPCEEPGQQAEAGSSAGEELEALRKENEHVRKKLQAALVSRKELLNKIRMMEKPPDSGEGQPEEPKDLEMKESAAGRGGEEPCETSGDAGAEVSPKSEGQQVASPGRSLSAKEAEVQITCREKEPAVAELQALIAELQRSLREKDVLVGTLEAELEGHTKQQALESRPTDSDPEEQRRSALEEKVCALEQEKEQLQKKLQETVASRKGTMKKAQEKDRHHREQLKQQKDDYSLLQERYEEQSREKERIHNQLRLLQAQVEMLEKPSVSEPRTEALPEGAPQVEEPDWELPAGSEMGSFSPLAEGVAVEQLKAELEKLRTEKGELEVQLHHLEGELQSKSEAVLQLQEQMGQLLAEAEAAKAASEQAKASATSLRAELEESRAEMARRESLRLHQMSLEEQKELASKEEMEALNRQLAEKAESLQNLQAQLQAREEAMQALQGQLELQAKEQTQQPQAELAETQQKAAAEDSSRAQLQRKLQAALISRKEVLRESRLLQEELAGTKTALEGASHRLSAAESQASALEKEKGALLEKLEVMAKERGKLIAEVDKALAENQNLSSSCESLKLALEGVTQEKALLEQDLDALRKSQAEELSEWQRKLGELQREYETLLQSYENVSDEAERVQRVVEGVRQEKQELFMKLKGAEAEKREAEARLQGAEQEMEGMREKMRKFAKSKQQKILELEEENERLRAEALPTERGPSREEESSAVLQEELEKSKDDCRTLSSRLEALGAEKDSLRQEIWSLKEQLQGQETGKSDTQDEATVEEKAAGSTLGAATAAAEDQADSARASEAFNAEGEERKADPSCDEINGYIQQVGQLTERVAQLEEMREAEAEKLGRVLADVEALAGERKGLEEQLAAKAQELAALREKALRVEQVEEQLAGMAGLKEALEAEKDDLEERLMNQLAELNGSIGDYQQDAADLQSQNRRLLAEAEVLRHSLSRLEEEKRHLVREKAAAEAERKEHVEKLRSARKGDGERKTQAKELQELLKEKQQEVRQLQKDCIKSQEKVSSLERTVKALEFVQSESQKELEAAKRSLAKAGGDTAKARAELSTCRVLLDDTQSEAARVLAESLKAKEELQASQEQVRAQLRRQEEELERRLEEEKGKHAKELRNLEETLEARRQEQALSEGALRGLQEALSQKDRDAQQLQSSLNRALAQLAAFSRSMSSLQDDRDRVIDKSREWERKFSQAIEKKEQEVRAREEDCAALEGQLKQAAAQVEELQSQIVSLKRSKSAGESRSRKEIQQLQKETERLGKENETFALQLEEARRSLGDAQSQLQKQKSELQGLREQLAELEGSFAECKEAREEAEAAAKRQEAALRERRFRQEQLETDLRSSKELTDKLHEEISGKEQRIVSLLAAREEAVAAALSESQRRHEEELKAMESRMAEAVEERAASEDERRKALEKADRLLEKLKSAREESKKHKAQLDSFTKSMSSLQDDRDRVLGDYQRLEQGHLSGMLEKDRLIQEAAAESNRLKEEIRGLHGRMDDLHAENAKLDAELIRYREDLNRVIAIKDGQQKQLSRAQQERIQALEEEKAGAEALRKEAEQSAEALGREKRRLEQEAKGLRASLSQLQGEVAALQEGGPLLELQARLQAQTEEAQELSGRLSLAQQRAAELEEELSQARQAAARQLREAEAATVKELRSLRHDAGLMRNEAETAEERVAELARDLLETEQSLLAAAEENQDLKAQLQSFGKAMSSLQDSWDQANDELRAAEKKHAAALEEQQSLVRSLREEKAELLEEQRTLGRERAALASELAALRASVEEKGLQAQQLPAKEAELLRLTSELERASGQVKSFSQAMASLQDERDRLLRELDRSRREHEVKLQSPPAASVSLAEAQSLRKALSALQNDREQLVSVKLVVLVVGFLLFIKFMNRLIPTDARLELAELKTLQQQAGPDTAEGTRLKAQRQDQEQLRRELREEKATWEPGTKEQPLGRMQTGREGDEDQPAPAGGGAAPKTEKGDAHDLAKWAALLPGFHRVVAPMGKPRSAHSRLDCEGELHPSSCFGITQLPSSPVSQSPPELCSKTTPVT from the exons ATGGCCGTTCGGGGCCTGGCGGTAAGATGCTCTTTGCGACTGATCCAAGAAGGTCGGATCGACCTGGGCAGAGGAGGAGGTGCTCTGAAGGcagactggg ACTCTCCGGACGGGATTGGAAGCGTCGAAGCGGAAAGCCGGGATTCACCCACTGTGCCTGCCGTCCTGACTGAG CCCGACCCAGGAGAGAGTGTCGAGGAACCCCCTGCTGGGGAGAATGGCCACCACGACCTTTTGCAGTACCTCTCCGCCAAGAAGCGCAAagatctctctctcctgctcctgGAGCTGCAGGAGGCTCAGGAAGAAATCGCCtttctgaaagggcagctgcaggactCCGGCGGTCCTGCCCTCGAGGGAGACGCTCAGCTGGCAAGGAAATCTCAGGGCAGTGGTGCTGAGGAAGGGGGACAAGGAGAAGAGGCAAGGCTCATCCAGAGCCATTCAAGTAGCAGTTCGTTAACGACCGTGGAAATTCCAGAGGAGACACCTCCCGTGCTGGAGCTGGAGAGCCTCCCGGCAGAGGGTAGCCAAGCACTTCCGGAGACTCCCTTGGCCACTGCGTCACAGCCCCAGGAGCCGCTCGGAAACGCAGAACCCCCCAGCAGCTGGCCAGAAGCAGAGGAATGCTGCAAGGAGGACTTGGAGAAGAAGGCCGCTGAAATCGAGAGGCTGCAGCGGCTGCTGGAGGACTCCGGCGTCGCCTTGAGCACTCTGACCGCCGAAAGAGACCAGCTGCTGTCGCAGGTGAAGGAGCTCTGCTCCCCGGCCGAGCTGAAGGAGCAGGTGAGGCAGCTGGAGGGCGACTTGGCCGACGCGGAGAAGCAGCGCCTCTCCGAACACGAGAGCGGGCTCTCCCAGCTCAGCCTGCTGAAGGAGCAGATCCAGAGCCTGAAGAACGAGGCGGGATCCAAGGAGGTGAAGATGGAGGGCCTGCAGAAGGACCTGGATGAAGCGCAGCGCCGTCTCGCGGAGCAGGACCCGCTCATCGCCAGCCTGGAAAGCCGGCTGCGGAAGGAAGAGCAGGACAGGCGTGCCTTGGCAGACCGCTTGCGGGAAGCCTCTACCGAGGCTGAAGTCCTCGCCCAAAGCAACCTGTTGAAGGACACGGAGGCCGacaggctgcagaagctcctctTGGAGAGGGCCTCCCAGGTGGAGCGGCTTCGGGCGGCGGTGGCGGAGCGGGAGCAGCAGCTGGCGGAAGTCACCACCAGCATGTCCAACCGGATGGTGCAGCTGAACGAGGAGAAGTTCACGCTGGGGAAGGAGCTGATGGTCCTTCAGCAGCAGCTCGATCGGTTCCTGCGAGGGAAAGAGACGAGGGACCTGGGCGTGGGCCCTTGTGAGGAACCCGGACAGCAGGCTGAGGCGGGGAGCTCAGCCGGAGAGGAGCTGGAGGCCCTCAGGAAGGAAAACGAGCACGTGAGGAAGAAACTGCAGGCTGCCCTCGTCAGCAGGAAGGAGCTTCTGAACAAGATCCGCATGATGGAGAAGCCGCCGGACAGCGGGGAAGGGCAGCCAGAGGAGCCCAAAGACCTGGAGATGAAAGAGAGTGCAgccggaagaggaggagaagaacccTGTGAGACCAGTGGAGATGCAGGAGCGGAGGTGTCTCCCAAAAGCGAAGGCCAGCAGGTTGCCTCCCCGGGCCGGTCGCTCTCTGCCAAGGAAGCTGAGGTGCAAATCACATGCAGGGAAAAGGAACCTGCCGTGGCTGAGTTGCAAGCGCTGATTGCAGAACTGCAGCGAAGCCTGCGAGAAAAGGACGTCCTCGTAGGGACCCTGGAAGCTGAACTGGAGGGCCACACAAAGCAGCAGGCCCTAGAAAGTCGCCCCACTGACTCCGACCCAGAGGAGCAGCGGAGGTCTGCCCTGGAGGAGAAGGTCTGTGCTCTGGAGCAGGAGAAGGAGCAGCTCCAGAAGAAGCTCCAGGAGACGGTGGCCTCCCGCAAGGGAACCATGAAGAAAGCCCAGGAGAAGGACCGTCACCACCGAGAgcagctgaagcagcagaagGATGACTACAGCCTCCTCCAGGAGCGGTATGAGGAGCAGAGCAGGGAGAAGGAGAGGATCCACAATCAGCTCCGGCTGCTGCAGGCCCAGGTGGAGATGCTGGAGAAGCCCTCTGTTTCTGAGCCTCGCacagaagctctcccagaaggagcTCCGCAGGTGGAGGAACCTGACTGGGAGCTACCTGCAGGCTCCGAAATGGGAAGCTTCAGCCCGTTGGCTGAAG GCGTTGCTGTTGAACAGCTCAAAGCGGAGCTAGAGAAACTCCGAACTGAGAAAGGGGAGTTGGAAGTTCAGCTCCACCACCTGGAGGGAGAGCTCCAAAGCAAGTCGGAGGCAGTTCTGCAGCTCCAGGAGCAGATGGGACAACTGCTGGCTGAGGCAGAGGCGGCAAAGGCAGCTTCTGAGCAGGCCAAAGCAAGCGCGACAAGCCTTCGGGCAGAGCTGGAGGAGAGCCGAGCTGAAATGGCCAGGAGGGAGAGCCTGAGGCTGCATCAGATGAGTCTAGAAGAGCAAAAGGAACTGGCGAGCAAAGAAGAAATGGAAGCTCTGAACCGCCAGCTGGCAGAGAAAGCAGAGTCCCTGCAGAACCTTCAGGCCCAGCTGCAGGCACGAGAGGAGGCGATGCAAGCCCTCCAAGGGCAGCTGGAGCTCCAGGCCAAAGAACAGACCCAGCAGCCTCAAGCTGAGCTGGCGGAAACGCAGCAGAAAGCGGCAGCGGAGGACTCTTCGAGGGCCCAGCTGCAGAGAAAGCTGCAGGCCGCGCTCATCTCCAGGAAGGAGGTGCTGCGAGAGAGcaggctgctgcaggaggagctGGCTGGCACCAAAACCGCTCTGGAGGGCGCCTCCCACCGCTTGTCGGCGGCGGAGAGCCAGGCCTCTGCCCTGGAGAAGGAGAAGGGGGCCCTTCTGGAGAAGTTGGAGGTCATGGCCAAGGAACGGGGGAAGCTGATCGCCGAAGTGGACAAAGCCCTCGCGGAAAACCAGAACCTCTCCAGCTCCTGCGAGAGCCTGAAGCTGGCCCTGGAGGGGGTGACGCAGGagaaagccctgctggagcaggaccTCGACGCCCTGCGGAAGTCTCAGGCCGAAGAGCTCTCCGAGTGGCAGCGGAAGCTCGGGGAGCTGCAGAGGGAGTACGAGACCCTCCTGCAGTCCTACGAGAACGTCAGCGACGAAGCCGAGCGGGTCCAGAGGGTGGTGGAAGGCGTCCGGCAGGAGAAGCAGGAGCTGTTCATGAAGCTGAAGGGGGCGGAGGCGGAGAAGAGGGAGGCAGAAGCGCGGCTGCAGGGGGCTGAGCAGGAGATGGAGGGGATGAGGGAGAAGATGCGCAAGTTCGCCAAATCGAAGCAGCAGAAGATCCTGGAGCTGGAAGAGGAGAACGAGCGCCTGAGGGCGGAGGCTCTTCCCACGGAAAGGGGCCCGAGCCGGGAGGAAGAGTCCAGTGCCGTTCTCCAAGAAGAGCTAGAAAAGTCCAAGGACGACTGCCGGACCTTATCCAGCCGACTGGAAGCTCTCGGTGCTGAGAAGGACTCGCTCCGTCAAGAGATCTGGAGCCTGAAGGAGCAGCTGCAGGGCCAGGAGACGGGGAAGAGTGACACGCAAGACGAGGCCACGGTGGAGGAAAAGGCAGCCGGTTCCACGTTGGGGGCAGCCACGGCGGCAGCCGAAGACCAAGCGGACTCAGCCAGAGCTTCTGAAGCTTTTAATGCCGAGGGGGAAGAGCGCAAGGCCGACCCTTCGTGCGACGAAATAAATGGCTACATCCAGCAAGTGGGGCAGCTCACCGAACGGGTGGCCCAGCTGGAGGAGATGAGGGAAGCGGAAGCTGAGAAACTGGGCAGGGTTTTGGCGGACGTGGAGGCCCTGGCGGGAGAGAGGAAAGGCCTGGAGGAGCAGCTGGCGGCGAAAGCCCAGGAGCTGGCAGCTCTGCGGGAAAAGGCTCTCCGGGTCGAGCAGGTGGAAGAGCAGCTTGCTGGAATGGCGGGGCTGAAAGAAGCCCTGGAAGCCGAGAAGGACGACCTAGAGGAAAGGCTCATGAACCAGCTGGCGGAGCTGAACGGGAGCATCGGCGACTACCAGCAAGACGCCGCGGACCTGCAGAGCCAGAACCGGCGGCTCCTCGCAGAGGCGGAGGTTCTCCGGCACTCGCTGAGCcggctggaggaggagaagaggcacCTGGTGCGGGAGAAGGCAGCCGCGGAGGCGGAGAGGAAGGAGCACGTGGAGAAGCTGCGGAGCGCCCGGAAGGGGGACGGCGAGCGCAAGACGCAGGCGAAGGAGCTGCAGGAGCTGCTGAAGGAGAAGCAGCAGGAGGTGCGGCAGCTGCAGAAGGACTGCATCAAGAGCCAGGAGAaggtcagcagcttggagaggaCCGTAAAGGCCCTGGAGTTTGTCCAGAGCGAGTCCCAGAAAGAGCTGGAGGCCGCCAAGAGGAGCCTGGCCAAGGCGGGAGGCGACACCGCGAAGGCCCGGGCCGAGCTGAGCACCTGCCGGGTCCTGCTGGACGACACCCAGAGCGAGGCTGCCCGAGTCTTGGCCGAGAGCCTGAAGGCCAAAGAGGAGCTTCAGGCCAGCCAGGAGCAGGTCAGAGCCCAGCTGAGGCGCCAGGAAGAGGAGCTGGAGCGGcggctggaggaggagaagggcaaGCACGCCAAGGAGCTCAGGAACCTGGAAGAGACGCTGGAGGCCCGCCGGCAGGAGCAGGCCCTCTCGGAGGGGGCTTTGCGGGGCCTTCAGGAGGCCCTGTCCCAGAAGGACCGGGACGCCCAGCAGCTGCAAAGCAGCCTGAACCGAGCCCTGGCCCAGCTGGCCGCCTTCAGCCGCAGCATGTCCTCCCTGCAGGATGACCGGGACCGGGTCATCGACAAGTCCCGCGAGTGGGAGAGGAAGTTCAGCCAGGCCATCGAGAAGAAGGAGCAGGAGGTGCGGGCCAGGGAGGAAGACTGCGCTGCTCTGGAGGGTCAGCTGAAGCAGGCAGCTGCCCAAGTGGAGGAACTGCAGAGTCAGATTGTCAG CCTGAAACGCAGCAAGTCGGCCGGGGAGTCCCGCTCTCGGAAGGAGATTCAGCAGCTGCAGAAAGAGACGGAGCGACTGGGGAAGGAGAACGAGACGTTCGCGCTTCAGCTCGAGGAAGCCCGGCGGTCGCTCGGCGACGCCCAGAGTCAGCTCCAGAAGCAGAAGTCGGAACTCCAGGGCCTGAGAGAGCAGCTGGCTGAACTGGAGGGCTCCTTCGCAGAGTGCAAGGAAGCACGGGAAGAAGCCGAGGCGGCGGCGAAACGTCAAGAGGCCGCCCTCCGGGAACGCCGATTCCGCCAGGAGCAGCTGGAGACGGACTTGCGCTCCTCCAAGGAGCTGACGGACAAACTCCACGAAGAGATCAGCGGCAAGGAGCAGAGGATCGTCAGCCTTCTGGCTGCCCGGGAGGAAGCCGTCGCTGCGGCCCTGTCGGAGTCCCAGCGGCGGCACGAGGAGGAGCTGAAGGCGATGGAGAGCAGGATGGCCGAGGCGGTGGAGGAGCGCGCGGCCTCGGAGGACGAGAGGAGGAAAGCCCTGGAGAAGGCGGACCGCCTCCTGGAGAAGCTGAAGAGCGCCCGGGAGGAGAGCAAGAAGCACAAGGCCCAGCTGGACTCCTTCACCAAGTCCATGTCTTCCTTGCAGGACGACCGGGACCGGGTCCTGGGAGACTACCAGCGGCTGGAGCAGGGCCACCTATCCGGCATGCTGGAGAAAGACCGCCTGATCCAGGAGGCGGCGGCCGAGAGCAACCGGCTGAAGGAGGAGATCCGGGGCCTCCACGGCCGGATGGACGACCTCCACGCTGAGAACGCCAAGCTGGACGCGGAGCTGATCCGCTACCGGGAGGACCTCAACCGGGTCATCGCCATCAAAGACGGCCAGCAGAAGCAGCTCTCGCGGGCCCAGCAGGAGCGCATCCAGGccttggaggaggagaaggcgggCGCGGAAGCCCTGCGGAAGGAAGCGGAGCAGTCCGCGGAGGCCCTGGGGCGGGAGAAGCGCCGCCTGGAGCAGGAGGCGAAGGGCCTGCGggcctctctatcccagctgcaGGGGGAGGTGGCGGCGCTGCAGGAAGGCGGGCCCCTGCTGGAGCTGCAGGCGCGGCTGCAGGCCCAAACCGAGGAGGCGCAGGAGCTGAGCGGCCGGCTCTCCCTCGCGCAGCAGCGGGCGGCCGAGCTGGAGGAGGAGCTGAGCCAGGCGCGCCAGGCCGCGGCCCGGCAGCTGCGGGAGGCGGAGGCCGCGACGGTGAAGGAGCTGCGGAGCCTGCGCCACGACGCCGGGCTCATGCGCAACGAGGCCGAGACGGCCGAGGAGCGGGTGGCCGAGCTGGCCAGGGACCTGCTGGAGACGGAGCAGAGCCTCCTGGCGGCCGCCGAGGAGAACCAGGACTTGAAGGCCCAGCTCCAGTCCTTCGGGAAGGCCATGAGCTCCCTCCAGGACAGCTGGGACCAGGCCAACGACGAGCTGCGCGCTGCGGAAAAGAAGCACGCCGCGGCCTTGGAGGAGCAGCAGTCGCTGGTCCGGAgcctacgggaggagaaggccgaGCTGCTGGAGGAGCAGAGGACTCTGGGCCGGGAGAGGGCCGCCCTGGCCTCCGAGCTGGCCGCCCTGCGGGCCTCCGTTGAGGAAAAAGGCCTCCAGGCCCAGCAGCTCCCGGCCAAAGAGGCCGAGCTCCTCCGCCTGACCTCGGAGCTGGAGAGGGCCTCCGGCCAGGTGAAGTCCTTCTCCCAGGCCATGGCCAGCCTGCAGGATGAGCGAGACCGCCTGCTGAGGGAGCTGGACAGGAGCCGCAGGGAACACGAAGTCAAGCTGCAGTCGCCTCCGGCCGCTTCCGTCAGCCTCGCCGAAGCCCAGAGCCTCCGGAAGGCCCTGTCCGCTCTGCAGAACGACCGGGAGCAGCTGGTGAGTGTCAAGTTGGTGGTGCTGGTGGTtggatttttattatttattaaatttatgaatcgcctcatcccaACCGATGCCAGGCTCGAG CTGGCAGAGCTGAAGACCCTGCAGCAGCAGGCGGGGCCAGACACGGCCGAGGGGACGCGCCTGAAGGCCCAGCGGCAGGACCAGGAGCAGCTGAGGCGGGAGCTCAG GGAGGAGAAGGCAACGTGGGAGCCGGGGACCAAAGAGCAGCCGCTGGGCCGCATGCAGACGGGCCGTGAGGGAGACGAGGACCAGCCTGCCCCCGCTGGAGGAGGAGCAGCACCAAAGACAG